From the genome of Vigna angularis cultivar LongXiaoDou No.4 chromosome 11, ASM1680809v1, whole genome shotgun sequence, one region includes:
- the LOC108333142 gene encoding 50S ribosomal protein L27, chloroplastic, with product MAMTFNLASAFKGLSLSSSSSSSFFAGASLRAGPTSVVCLPRRRPLIIENAHKKGAGSTKNGRDSQSKRLGVKIYGDQVAKPGSIIVRQRGTKFHAGKNVGLGKDYTIFSLIDGVVKFEKYGPDRKKVSVYPREVQPENPNSYRARKREFFRLQRERKKARQEGAVLPPQLVLASADDASISNPMC from the exons ATGGCTATGACTTTCAACCTCGCATCAGCGTTCAAGGGCCTCTCcttatcttcttcctcttcctcatcctTCTTCGCCGGAGCTTCTCTCCGCGCGGGCCCCACCTCTGTGGTCTGCCTCCCACGCCGCCGCCCGCTCATAATCGAGAACGCGCACAAGAAGGGGGCGGGAAGCACAAAGAATGGCCGTGACTCGCAGAGCAAGCGCCTGGGTGTCAAAATTTATGGCGACCAGGTCGCCAAGCCCGGTTCCATCATCGTTCGCCAGCGCGGAACCAAG TTTCATGCAGGAAAGAATGTGGGGCTTGGCAAAGACTATACCATCTTCTCCTTGATTGATGGAGTGgtaaaatttgagaaatatGGACCTGACAGGAAAAag GTCAGTGTTTATCCTCGAGAGGTACAACCTGAGAACCCCAACAGCTATAGAGCAAGGAAGAGAGAGTTCTTCAGGTTGCAGCGAGAACGCAAGAAAGCTAGACAAGAAGGAGCAGTACTTCCACCCCAGCTTGTTCTCGCTTCTGCTGATGATGCATCAATCTCTAATCCAATGTGCTGA
- the LOC108333639 gene encoding uncharacterized protein LOC108333639 gives MAREPKSVGVKILWVWTFGTAAILVTNAMRTRMRDMEALMNAEQQQQHDSATTDSSLVDMNRD, from the exons ATGGCGCGCGAACCGAAGAGCGTTGGTGTGAAGATCCTATGGGTTTGGACTTTTGGAACCGCCGCTA TCCTAGTCACCAACGCCATGCGCACCAGAATGAGAGACATGGAAGCACTCATGAACGCCGAACAACAACAGCAGCACGATTCCGCTACCACTGACTCGTCTTTGGTGGACATGAATAGAGATTGA